One Vicingus serpentipes DNA window includes the following coding sequences:
- the ftsA gene encoding cell division protein FtsA: MESEASEIVVGLDIGTTKIVAIVGRKNEHGKLDILGMGRSESIGVSRGVVSNIDKTVQSIRLAVEDAENKSGVEIRVVNVGIAGQHIKSLQHRGIRVRHSVDDEISQNDINMLIDDMYKLVMLPGEEIIHVLPQEYIIDNEQGIKDPIGMAGVRLEANFHIITGQVAAAKNIYKCVHKAGLEVEDLILEPLASSEAVLSHEEKEAGVVLVDIGGGTTDIAIFQDGIIRHTAVIPFGGNVITEDIKEGCGIIKNQAELLKVKFGSTLASESQENEIVSIPGLRGRPAKEISLKNLANIIQARMEEIIEHIYYEIKNSGYENKLICGIVVTGGGSQLKHITQLMEYVTGMDTRIGYPNEHLAKGNEETLTSPMYATGVGLVIKGFETLKQKTASNTGEVVSHSKKQKGSFFDKMLGATQKFFEDGENN, from the coding sequence ATGGAATCCGAAGCTTCAGAAATAGTAGTTGGTTTAGATATTGGTACAACCAAAATAGTTGCCATTGTTGGTCGTAAAAACGAGCATGGTAAGCTTGATATACTAGGAATGGGTCGTTCAGAATCTATTGGTGTATCTAGAGGAGTGGTTTCTAATATTGATAAAACGGTTCAATCTATCAGATTAGCTGTAGAAGATGCTGAAAATAAATCTGGAGTTGAAATAAGAGTTGTAAATGTAGGTATAGCAGGTCAGCACATTAAAAGTTTACAACACAGAGGAATTAGAGTAAGACATAGTGTTGATGATGAGATTAGTCAGAATGACATTAATATGTTAATTGACGATATGTATAAACTGGTAATGTTGCCAGGTGAAGAAATTATACATGTTTTACCTCAAGAGTATATCATTGATAATGAACAAGGTATTAAAGACCCAATAGGGATGGCGGGAGTTCGCCTAGAAGCAAATTTCCATATTATTACTGGTCAAGTAGCAGCTGCAAAAAACATTTATAAATGTGTTCATAAAGCAGGTTTAGAGGTTGAAGATTTAATTCTTGAGCCGTTAGCTTCTTCAGAAGCAGTTTTAAGTCATGAAGAAAAAGAAGCTGGAGTTGTGCTAGTTGACATAGGTGGAGGGACAACAGATATCGCTATTTTTCAGGATGGAATAATTCGCCATACGGCTGTTATACCTTTTGGAGGAAACGTTATTACTGAAGATATAAAAGAAGGTTGTGGTATTATTAAAAACCAAGCAGAATTATTGAAAGTGAAGTTTGGTTCTACCTTGGCTAGCGAAAGTCAAGAAAATGAAATAGTATCTATACCAGGATTAAGGGGAAGACCTGCTAAAGAAATTTCGTTGAAAAACTTAGCAAATATTATACAAGCCAGAATGGAAGAAATAATAGAACACATCTATTATGAGATTAAAAATTCTGGTTATGAAAATAAATTGATTTGTGGTATTGTGGTAACTGGAGGTGGTTCTCAGTTGAAGCACATTACTCAATTAATGGAATATGTTACTGGAATGGATACTAGAATTGGTTATCCAAATGAGCATTTAGCTAAAGGTAACGAAGAGACGTTAACAAGTCCAATGTATGCAACAGGTGTTGGATTAGTGATAAAAGGATTTGAAACGTTAAAGCAAAAAACTGCTAGTAATACTGGCGAAGTTGTAAGTCATTCGAAAAAACAAAAAGGAAGCTTTTTTGACAAAATGTTAGGAGCAACACAAAAGTTTTTTGAAGACGGAGAAAATAATTAA
- the ftsZ gene encoding cell division protein FtsZ — translation MKFDLPKDQASIIKVIGVGGGGSNAVNHMYNQGITGVDFVICNTDAQALELSPIPNKIQLGTTLTEGLGAGANPEVGKNAAIEDIENIKAILENNTKMVFITAGMGGGTGTGAAPVIAQTAREMGILTVGIVTIPFSFEGRRRKQQADEGLQALRDNVDTMLVINNDKLRMMHGNLKMGEAFSKADDILTIAAKGIAEIITVAGYINVDFEDVKTVMKDGGTAIMGSATAEGEERAIKAVSSALASPLLNDNEIKGANFILLNVTSGEDEITMDEIDEITDYIQNEAGYTAELIWGNGTDESLGNSISVTVIATGFGISQNANVEFGVKPEKIVHSLENDKPVVNEVKETTSETTIENSVEEPYLKPAEVQPTLGFDEVDEPTNEVEETVQKVVFSLEDDITEIEQKREEFVNEVEEETVVNEITSFSLNTEEEVEETVNELEETVSEINELEIPQDTFEEEEKSASTIVWNLHDEIEESENARAEENNDPFVFENKVEETAESEAPVYTNRIPDEDQLKRSQERILKIKELGMKMKTPSGINDLEKEPAYKRRQISLDSIPHSSENTISRFSLSDDEDGKPRLKDDNSFLHDNVD, via the coding sequence ATGAAATTTGATTTGCCAAAAGACCAAGCTTCTATCATTAAAGTGATAGGTGTAGGTGGTGGCGGTAGTAATGCCGTAAATCACATGTATAACCAAGGAATTACAGGTGTAGATTTTGTTATCTGTAATACCGATGCACAAGCATTAGAGTTAAGTCCAATACCTAATAAAATTCAGTTAGGAACAACTTTAACTGAAGGATTAGGAGCTGGAGCAAACCCTGAGGTTGGTAAAAATGCGGCTATCGAAGACATTGAGAATATAAAAGCTATTTTAGAAAACAACACTAAAATGGTATTCATTACTGCTGGTATGGGTGGAGGTACTGGAACTGGTGCAGCTCCTGTTATTGCTCAAACTGCTAGAGAAATGGGTATTTTAACGGTTGGTATTGTTACTATTCCTTTTTCTTTTGAAGGAAGAAGAAGAAAGCAACAAGCAGATGAAGGTTTACAAGCCTTAAGAGACAATGTGGATACAATGCTTGTTATTAATAATGATAAGTTAAGAATGATGCATGGTAACTTAAAAATGGGAGAAGCTTTTTCTAAAGCGGATGACATTTTAACTATTGCTGCAAAAGGAATAGCAGAAATTATTACAGTTGCTGGTTATATTAACGTGGATTTTGAAGATGTTAAAACCGTAATGAAAGATGGTGGAACTGCAATTATGGGTTCTGCTACTGCTGAAGGAGAAGAGAGAGCAATTAAGGCTGTTTCTAGTGCTTTAGCATCGCCGTTACTTAACGATAATGAAATTAAAGGGGCTAATTTCATCTTGTTAAATGTAACTTCTGGTGAGGATGAAATTACAATGGATGAAATTGATGAAATAACGGATTACATTCAAAATGAAGCTGGTTATACTGCAGAGCTAATTTGGGGTAACGGAACTGATGAATCTTTAGGTAATAGCATTTCGGTTACGGTAATAGCTACTGGTTTTGGTATATCTCAAAATGCAAATGTTGAATTTGGAGTTAAACCAGAGAAAATTGTTCACAGCCTAGAAAACGACAAACCAGTTGTTAATGAAGTGAAAGAAACTACTTCTGAAACAACAATAGAAAATTCAGTTGAAGAACCTTATTTAAAGCCAGCAGAAGTTCAGCCAACTTTAGGTTTTGATGAGGTAGATGAACCTACAAATGAAGTTGAAGAAACGGTTCAAAAAGTAGTATTTAGTTTAGAAGATGATATTACTGAAATAGAACAAAAAAGAGAAGAGTTTGTAAATGAAGTTGAAGAAGAAACGGTTGTGAATGAAATCACTTCATTTTCTTTAAATACAGAAGAGGAAGTTGAAGAAACTGTTAATGAATTAGAAGAAACTGTTAGTGAAATTAATGAGCTTGAAATTCCACAAGATACTTTTGAAGAAGAAGAAAAGTCAGCATCAACAATTGTATGGAATTTACATGATGAAATAGAAGAATCAGAAAATGCTAGAGCAGAAGAAAATAATGATCCTTTTGTTTTTGAAAACAAAGTTGAAGAAACTGCAGAGTCTGAAGCACCAGTTTATACTAATAGAATTCCAGATGAAGATCAATTAAAGCGTTCTCAAGAAAGAATTTTAAAGATAAAAGAGTTGGGCATGAAAATGAAAACTCCTTCAGGAATTAATGATTTAGAAAAAGAACCAGCTTATAAAAGACGTCAGATTTCTTTAGATTCTATTCCGCACTCTTCAGAAAATACAATATCAAGATTTAGTCTTTCTGATGATGAAGATGGAAAACCAAGATTAAAAGATGATAATTCTTTTTTACATGATAATGTAGATTGA
- a CDS encoding GatB/YqeY domain-containing protein translates to MSLANQINADIKQAMLAKDKDKLAALRAVKSEILLEATKGGETEVSDDTALKIIQKLVKQRKDSSSIYVEQGREDLAKDELFQIEVLSVYLPAQMSEDEVRKAVQEVIVQVGAAGPQDMGKVMGPVMGKLNGKADGKLISTLVKEELNK, encoded by the coding sequence ATGAGTTTAGCAAATCAAATTAACGCAGATATAAAGCAAGCCATGTTGGCGAAAGACAAGGATAAATTAGCCGCTTTAAGGGCAGTTAAGTCTGAAATACTATTAGAAGCTACTAAAGGTGGAGAAACTGAAGTATCAGATGATACAGCGTTGAAAATCATTCAAAAATTAGTAAAACAACGTAAAGATTCATCTTCGATTTATGTAGAGCAAGGAAGAGAAGATTTGGCTAAAGATGAATTGTTTCAAATTGAAGTGTTAAGTGTGTATTTACCAGCTCAAATGAGCGAGGATGAAGTTCGTAAGGCAGTGCAAGAAGTAATTGTACAAGTTGGAGCTGCCGGACCTCAAGACATGGGTAAAGTTATGGGCCCAGTTATGGGTAAACTGAACGGTAAGGCTGATGGTAAATTAATTTCTACTTTGGTAAAAGAAGAATTAAATAAATAG
- a CDS encoding aldehyde dehydrogenase — translation MEKIKNYINGELVAPIAGNYIDNYNPSTGAIYSLIPDSDKDDVELATKAAKAAFPEWSKTPKETRARILQKLASLIEDNLDRLALAESKDNGKPLKLAKTVDIPRAAANFNFYATGILHYASQSHSMEGTAINYTLREPIGVCGCISPWNLPLYLFSWKIAPALAAGNTVVAKPSEVTPYTAYLLSELCIEAGLPKGVLNIVHGLGHKVGAAITEHVDIPVISFTGGTVTGKQIISTAGTMFKKLSLELGGKNPNIIFDDCDFDKALKTTVLSSFANQGQICLCGSRIFVQRGIYNKFRDAFVEKTKQLKVGNPLAEDSNLGAVVSKPHMEKVLSYIELAKEEGGTVLVGGHQVKLEGEFENGYYLAPTIIEGLSYNCRTNQEEIFGPVTTIMPFDTEEEVLMMANSTVYGLASTVWTQDITKAHNMAAKIHAGIVWINCWLLRDLRTPFGGVKSSGVGREGGFEALDFFTEPKNVCVKL, via the coding sequence ATGGAAAAGATTAAAAATTACATTAATGGCGAATTGGTTGCTCCAATTGCTGGAAATTATATTGACAATTACAATCCTTCTACAGGAGCTATTTATTCGTTAATTCCTGATTCTGATAAGGATGATGTTGAATTAGCAACAAAAGCTGCTAAAGCTGCTTTTCCTGAATGGAGTAAAACACCAAAAGAAACTCGAGCTAGAATTTTACAAAAGTTAGCAAGTTTAATAGAAGATAATTTAGATCGATTGGCTTTAGCAGAATCGAAAGACAACGGAAAGCCTTTAAAATTGGCTAAAACAGTTGATATACCTAGAGCAGCAGCTAACTTTAATTTTTATGCAACAGGTATTTTACATTATGCTTCCCAATCACATTCGATGGAAGGAACAGCAATTAACTACACTTTAAGAGAACCTATAGGTGTTTGTGGATGTATTTCTCCTTGGAATTTACCCTTATATTTGTTTAGTTGGAAAATTGCACCAGCTTTGGCTGCTGGGAATACTGTTGTTGCAAAACCATCAGAAGTAACACCTTATACAGCTTATTTACTTTCTGAACTTTGTATTGAAGCAGGCTTGCCAAAAGGTGTTTTAAATATTGTACATGGGTTAGGACATAAGGTTGGTGCTGCCATTACGGAGCATGTTGACATTCCTGTAATATCGTTTACGGGTGGAACAGTAACCGGAAAGCAAATTATAAGCACTGCAGGCACAATGTTTAAAAAGTTATCGCTTGAATTGGGAGGTAAAAACCCGAACATAATTTTTGATGATTGTGATTTTGATAAAGCATTAAAAACTACCGTACTTTCTTCGTTTGCCAACCAAGGGCAAATATGCTTGTGCGGATCTAGAATTTTTGTGCAACGTGGTATTTACAATAAATTTAGAGATGCTTTTGTTGAGAAAACAAAACAGTTAAAGGTTGGAAACCCTTTGGCTGAAGACTCTAATTTAGGTGCAGTGGTTTCTAAACCACACATGGAAAAAGTATTGAGTTATATTGAATTAGCAAAAGAAGAAGGCGGAACAGTTTTAGTTGGTGGACACCAAGTAAAATTAGAAGGTGAATTTGAAAATGGCTACTATTTAGCTCCAACGATAATTGAAGGTTTAAGCTATAATTGCAGAACCAACCAAGAAGAAATATTTGGCCCAGTAACCACTATTATGCCTTTTGATACCGAAGAAGAAGTATTAATGATGGCTAACTCTACAGTTTATGGTTTAGCCTCTACTGTTTGGACACAAGATATAACCAAAGCACATAATATGGCAGCAAAAATACATGCTGGTATTGTTTGGATAAACTGTTGGCTATTGAGAGATTTAAGAACTCCTTTTGGAGGTGTAAAAAGCTCGGGTGTTGGACGTGAAGGTGGTTTTGAAGCCCTTGACTTCTTTACTGAACCAAAAAATGTTTGTGTAAAACTTTAA
- a CDS encoding ArsR/SmtB family transcription factor: MIQLEKLENASEMLKAIAHPMRIAIVDMLADNKSLTVTEIHEALNIEQAVASHHLSIMKNKGVLISERNGKNSYYKLKHPRLSQIVSCIDKCQQ; encoded by the coding sequence ATGATACAATTAGAAAAACTTGAAAACGCATCGGAAATGCTTAAGGCAATTGCCCACCCAATGCGAATAGCTATTGTGGATATGTTGGCTGATAATAAAAGTTTAACGGTTACTGAAATTCACGAAGCACTAAATATTGAGCAAGCTGTAGCTTCTCATCATTTAAGCATTATGAAAAATAAAGGAGTTTTAATTAGTGAGCGCAATGGAAAAAACAGTTATTACAAACTTAAACATCCAAGATTATCGCAAATTGTAAGTTGCATCGATAAGTGCCAACAATAA
- a CDS encoding sulfite exporter TauE/SafE family protein, translating to MEIVGYILAVLIGVSSGLIGAGGSILAIPILVYFMGVEAAVTAPAYSLFVVGFSSLIGTVIKSRKQQVNFKTALFFGIPTIISIFLTRKYLVPLIPESLFFIGNFEVTNRVLILGVFSIVMIGSALIMIKGRTEMEELNVQKKNRVLNFIGGLGIGSLTGIVGAGGGFIIIPALTRLSNLKMKIAVGTSLAIIAMNSFFGFLGSINTIEIDWKVLLPFTGLAVLGIFIGQLLSSKINGNQLKKGFGWFVLIMGTYIFIKELFFN from the coding sequence ATGGAAATAGTAGGTTACATATTAGCAGTTTTAATTGGTGTCTCCTCAGGATTGATTGGTGCTGGAGGATCTATCCTAGCAATTCCTATATTGGTTTACTTTATGGGAGTTGAGGCAGCAGTTACTGCTCCGGCTTACTCACTTTTTGTTGTAGGTTTTTCTAGTTTAATAGGAACAGTAATTAAATCAAGAAAGCAACAAGTTAATTTTAAAACAGCTTTGTTTTTTGGAATACCAACGATAATTTCAATCTTTTTAACCAGAAAATATTTAGTACCTCTTATTCCTGAGTCATTGTTTTTTATAGGAAATTTTGAAGTAACTAATCGTGTATTGATTTTAGGTGTTTTTTCGATTGTAATGATTGGTTCAGCTTTAATTATGATAAAAGGAAGAACGGAAATGGAGGAGTTAAATGTTCAGAAAAAGAATAGGGTTTTAAATTTTATTGGAGGATTAGGTATTGGTTCTTTAACAGGAATAGTAGGAGCAGGTGGTGGATTTATAATAATACCTGCTTTAACAAGGTTGAGTAATCTTAAAATGAAAATAGCAGTAGGTACTTCTTTAGCAATAATTGCAATGAATTCCTTTTTTGGTTTTTTGGGTAGTATAAACACTATTGAAATAGATTGGAAAGTATTATTACCATTTACAGGTTTAGCTGTTTTAGGAATTTTTATCGGTCAACTATTATCATCTAAAATTAATGGAAATCAATTAAAGAAAGGTTTTGGTTGGTTTGTCTTAATTATGGGAACATATATATTTATAAAAGAATTATTTTTTAATTAA
- a CDS encoding MBL fold metallo-hydrolase — MYVEQLFTGCLAEMAYYIESNGEAAIIDPLRETTPYTDIANRRGAKIKYVFLTHFHADFVSGHLDLAKQTGATIVFGPNATTEFEIHSGKDGEEFQLGDIKLRLLHTPGHTMESSSYLLVDAAGETPYVFTGDALFIGDVGRPDLAVKSDLTEADLAGHLFDSLRNKLMVLPDETIVYPAHGAGSACGKNMSKETYDTLGHQKETNYALRANMTKEEFIKEVTTGLVAPPQYFPKNVGMNKGVNKSYDNILKDANRPLTVAEFKQIRESENALVMDVRHHHNFIKEHIKGSLFFGLDGGFAPWVGTLIEDLNTPILLVVPEGREEEAITRLSRVGYDNVKGFLNGGIKAWEQAGEEVDALMNMTPQEFAESITNHNVDILDVRKESEFYSEHIVNDKVVNSCLDRIMTGYKNLDKDKEYYVHCAGGYRSVIAISILKNLGFKGLVNVDEGFAGIKKCENIQTSAYVCPTTML; from the coding sequence ATGTACGTAGAACAATTATTTACAGGATGTTTAGCTGAGATGGCTTATTATATTGAATCTAATGGCGAAGCAGCTATAATAGATCCTTTAAGAGAAACAACTCCTTATACTGATATCGCTAACAGAAGAGGGGCAAAAATTAAGTACGTTTTTTTAACGCATTTTCATGCAGATTTTGTTTCGGGTCATTTAGATTTAGCTAAACAAACAGGAGCAACAATAGTTTTTGGTCCAAATGCTACTACTGAATTTGAAATACATTCAGGAAAGGATGGAGAAGAATTTCAATTAGGTGATATCAAGTTAAGATTGTTACACACGCCAGGACATACAATGGAGTCTTCATCTTATCTGTTGGTTGATGCTGCAGGAGAAACTCCTTATGTGTTTACAGGTGATGCTTTATTTATTGGAGATGTAGGTAGACCAGATTTAGCTGTTAAATCTGATTTAACAGAAGCAGATTTAGCAGGTCATTTATTTGATTCATTAAGAAATAAATTAATGGTATTGCCAGATGAAACGATAGTTTATCCAGCTCATGGGGCAGGCTCGGCTTGTGGAAAAAACATGAGTAAAGAAACTTATGATACGCTAGGTCATCAAAAAGAAACCAATTATGCGTTAAGAGCTAACATGACTAAAGAAGAATTTATTAAAGAAGTTACAACTGGCTTGGTTGCTCCTCCTCAATATTTCCCTAAAAATGTGGGGATGAATAAAGGAGTTAATAAAAGTTATGACAATATTCTAAAAGACGCAAACAGACCTTTAACGGTTGCTGAATTTAAGCAAATTAGGGAGTCTGAAAATGCGTTGGTAATGGATGTTCGTCATCATCATAATTTTATTAAAGAACACATTAAAGGGTCATTGTTTTTTGGATTAGATGGTGGTTTTGCTCCTTGGGTTGGAACTTTAATAGAAGATTTAAATACTCCAATCTTATTGGTTGTTCCTGAAGGTAGAGAAGAAGAAGCTATTACACGTTTATCTAGGGTAGGATATGATAATGTAAAAGGATTTTTAAATGGAGGAATAAAAGCATGGGAACAAGCTGGAGAAGAAGTAGATGCTTTAATGAATATGACACCACAAGAATTTGCTGAGAGTATTACAAATCATAATGTAGATATTTTAGATGTTAGAAAAGAATCTGAGTTTTATTCTGAGCACATTGTAAATGATAAAGTTGTAAACTCTTGTTTAGATAGAATAATGACTGGATATAAAAACTTAGATAAAGATAAAGAGTATTATGTGCATTGTGCTGGTGGTTACCGTTCAGTTATTGCAATTTCAATATTAAAAAATTTAGGATTTAAAGGCTTAGTAAATGTTGATGAAGGTTTTGCAGGTATAAAAAAATGTGAAAATATTCAAACATCAGCATATGTTTGCCCAACAACAATGTTATAA
- a CDS encoding rhodanese-like domain-containing protein, translated as MSYENVNLKEATIIDVRTPGEFAMGCVEGSTNIPLDQVPHKIEEFKNMKKPLVLCCASGGRSGQAVQFLEANGVDDIYNGGGWNMVAMRMI; from the coding sequence ATGAGTTACGAAAATGTAAATTTAAAAGAAGCAACAATTATTGATGTAAGAACACCAGGAGAGTTTGCTATGGGTTGTGTTGAAGGGTCAACTAATATTCCTTTAGACCAAGTTCCTCATAAAATTGAAGAATTTAAAAACATGAAAAAACCTTTAGTTTTATGTTGTGCCTCTGGAGGAAGAAGTGGTCAGGCAGTTCAGTTTTTAGAAGCAAATGGAGTGGATGATATATATAACGGTGGTGGTTGGAATATGGTGGCAATGAGAATGATTTAA
- a CDS encoding rhodanese-like domain-containing protein, whose amino-acid sequence MSFLRKLFGLGPKVNHHELIANGAVLIDVRTPAEFSAGNAKGSKNIPLDTIGSKVKKIEQLKKPVVLICRSGMRSGQATAILKRNGIEAYNGGPWNNFA is encoded by the coding sequence ATGAGTTTTTTAAGAAAATTATTTGGCTTAGGGCCAAAAGTTAATCATCACGAGTTAATTGCAAATGGAGCAGTTTTAATTGATGTTAGAACTCCTGCTGAATTTTCAGCAGGCAATGCAAAAGGATCTAAAAATATTCCTTTAGACACAATAGGGAGTAAAGTGAAAAAAATTGAACAACTAAAAAAACCTGTTGTATTGATTTGTCGTTCAGGAATGAGAAGTGGCCAAGCTACAGCTATTTTAAAAAGAAATGGAATTGAAGCTTACAATGGAGGACCGTGGAATAATTTTGCCTAA
- a CDS encoding ArsR/SmtB family transcription factor: protein MALEIIETEKLEKVAFILKTIGHPVRLAIINRLAINEQMSVNDICETLHLEQSLVSHHLNTMKLKGILTCSKEGTSRYYSVALEEVLTVIGCMEKCKL, encoded by the coding sequence ATGGCACTAGAAATTATAGAAACAGAAAAATTAGAAAAGGTGGCTTTTATCCTTAAAACGATAGGCCATCCTGTTCGTTTAGCTATTATCAATCGGTTGGCTATTAATGAACAAATGTCTGTAAACGATATTTGTGAAACTCTTCATCTTGAACAGTCTTTGGTGTCACACCATTTAAACACAATGAAACTTAAAGGTATTTTAACTTGCTCAAAGGAGGGTACAAGTAGGTATTATTCGGTTGCTTTGGAAGAAGTGCTGACCGTAATTGGGTGTATGGAAAAATGTAAATTATAA
- a CDS encoding TolC family protein, producing MKITTYINIAIGFTLVLSSSNSFAQEAVELTLEQAVNQAIKNNWQVKKTEAKLGMAKSELMQANGAFLPNINVSETYINTTDPLNVFGFRLKQAIVTNADFNPALLNDPDAFDNFTTRIQVEQPLLNFDAFVGRSAASANVKATELNLQWTKNLISLKAKYLYFQLQLANKQKEVLQLSSKALAEGLTITENFYEQNLIQKVDLLDMQLRISEIESHLLATETQISNVNTQFAHFLGYPSATQLSLSDEVQSFTEVNLTELGVANIADRSDMKAMSLQLQASNRMLNSAKFKFLPRLNAFGSYEFNDDKVFGTNANNYMLGARLEWDIFKGGRNLGEWQKMKHQKNMMQLNYDEKLSESERELTQVRNQLRVAKKQVELAALTVAQAEESFRLKSDRYEQGLEKTADVLKAEAVLFSKKINELQIINNYQQLVFNLELLLEKEISK from the coding sequence ATGAAAATAACAACATATATAAATATAGCTATTGGTTTTACATTAGTTTTATCTAGTAGTAATTCTTTTGCCCAAGAAGCGGTTGAATTAACACTAGAACAAGCCGTAAATCAAGCTATAAAAAACAATTGGCAAGTTAAAAAGACAGAAGCCAAATTAGGGATGGCTAAGTCTGAATTAATGCAAGCAAATGGAGCATTTTTACCAAATATTAATGTTTCTGAAACTTACATTAATACAACTGACCCTTTAAATGTATTTGGTTTTAGATTAAAACAAGCAATTGTAACCAATGCTGACTTTAATCCAGCGTTATTAAATGACCCTGATGCATTTGATAATTTTACAACTAGAATTCAGGTAGAACAACCCCTATTAAATTTTGATGCTTTTGTGGGTAGAAGTGCAGCTTCTGCAAATGTAAAAGCAACAGAGTTAAACTTACAGTGGACTAAAAACTTGATATCACTAAAAGCAAAATACTTATACTTTCAGTTACAACTAGCAAATAAGCAAAAAGAAGTATTACAACTTTCTTCTAAAGCATTAGCAGAAGGATTAACAATCACAGAAAACTTTTATGAGCAAAACTTAATTCAAAAAGTGGATTTGCTAGATATGCAGTTGAGAATTAGTGAAATAGAAAGTCATTTGCTAGCAACCGAAACTCAAATAAGCAATGTAAACACTCAGTTCGCTCATTTTTTAGGCTACCCCTCAGCAACACAGTTATCACTTTCTGATGAGGTTCAAAGCTTTACTGAAGTTAATTTAACTGAACTAGGTGTTGCAAATATTGCAGATCGCTCAGATATGAAAGCGATGTCGTTGCAATTGCAAGCTAGCAATCGCATGCTAAATAGCGCAAAATTTAAATTTTTACCTCGCTTAAATGCTTTTGGTAGTTATGAGTTTAATGATGATAAAGTATTTGGAACAAACGCAAATAATTACATGCTTGGAGCAAGATTAGAATGGGACATTTTTAAAGGAGGAAGAAATTTAGGCGAATGGCAAAAAATGAAACATCAAAAAAACATGATGCAGTTGAATTATGATGAAAAACTTTCGGAGAGCGAAAGAGAATTGACACAAGTAAGAAATCAATTGAGAGTAGCAAAAAAACAAGTGGAATTAGCAGCGCTAACTGTTGCTCAGGCCGAAGAATCATTTCGATTAAAATCGGATAGATATGAACAAGGGCTAGAAAAAACAGCAGATGTTTTAAAAGCGGAAGCTGTATTATTCTCAAAAAAAATAAACGAATTACAAATAATTAATAACTATCAACAACTGGTTTTCAATTTAGAACTTTTGTTAGAAAAAGAAATCTCAAAATAA